Proteins encoded within one genomic window of Chitinivibrionia bacterium:
- a CDS encoding T9SS type A sorting domain-containing protein, translated as MNYRKLFFCATVLTACVFASNSIVIPDNPPTVSGGELTKGEGMENTAVNQSNLDDFIKLYKFAFTGDDYYNDNSAVAQNARSARSQSNLPDERESFIGGITASSTGFGSSSGKVEFMLKAIFEESNRGAEERGVYEIKYFDFSNAESFFMGGAVGIFVSNAYEDGVEHDIVKKNGTIDFRGKYEGQIVFENVAASRDSLENKITSGRFFVKSGNVEINLPIYLLFSYIQPSTQNRIYGDDTPIDRTMPAVPTAPSGELTSRGGATITAANLEDFLEIYAQELEQRNSRAGRGFELFEDIERLRHGEENGYVSTKERRSEIANDYGCIRTTTTTREFFNFSNLGNLYLGGGYGRSAIHGWEDFCGWYSNESRDEFKYNGRINFNGELAGSLSFQNFHYIITEQLEQVEVSGSWQWKVEREVILKNGRVVLNDTLDITEEYVLIVLGISAEDLADDRPTLPPLSISRNNSSTNRNVSVARFAGIRNGQIHLNLAAGNYTAELYNLQGRMVSRANITAINGVNAVGLRTDNIAQGVFILNVKQNGVSVLRHRINVRR; from the coding sequence ATGAACTACAGAAAGTTATTTTTTTGTGCAACGGTATTGACCGCTTGCGTGTTTGCTTCTAACAGCATTGTTATCCCCGACAATCCACCGACGGTGAGCGGTGGGGAACTTACAAAAGGCGAGGGTATGGAAAATACCGCGGTTAATCAATCAAACCTCGACGATTTTATCAAATTGTATAAATTTGCTTTTACGGGTGATGATTATTACAATGATAATTCCGCCGTCGCCCAAAATGCCCGCAGTGCCCGTTCTCAGTCAAACCTGCCTGACGAACGCGAGTCTTTTATCGGAGGAATTACAGCATCGTCCACAGGGTTCGGTAGTTCTTCGGGAAAAGTCGAATTTATGTTAAAGGCGATATTTGAAGAATCCAACAGAGGAGCAGAGGAGCGTGGCGTCTATGAAATTAAGTATTTCGATTTTTCTAATGCCGAATCATTTTTTATGGGCGGAGCGGTAGGTATATTTGTGTCTAACGCTTATGAAGACGGCGTTGAGCACGATATTGTCAAAAAAAACGGAACCATAGATTTCCGCGGAAAATATGAAGGACAAATTGTGTTTGAAAACGTCGCCGCTTCGCGGGATTCTCTCGAAAACAAAATAACAAGCGGAAGGTTTTTTGTGAAAAGCGGCAATGTTGAAATCAATCTTCCGATTTATTTGCTTTTCAGCTATATACAACCGAGTACCCAAAATCGTATTTATGGCGACGATACTCCGATAGACAGAACTATGCCCGCCGTTCCTACAGCGCCGAGCGGAGAATTGACAAGTCGCGGCGGTGCGACTATAACCGCGGCAAATCTCGAAGATTTTCTTGAAATCTACGCCCAAGAACTTGAACAACGCAATTCCAGAGCAGGTCGCGGATTTGAATTATTCGAAGACATCGAACGTCTCAGACACGGTGAAGAAAACGGTTATGTTTCGACGAAAGAAAGGAGGTCTGAAATAGCGAATGACTACGGCTGCATCAGAACTACCACTACAACAAGAGAATTTTTCAACTTTTCAAATCTCGGAAATTTGTATTTAGGCGGCGGATACGGCAGGTCTGCAATTCACGGCTGGGAGGATTTTTGCGGTTGGTATTCGAATGAAAGCCGAGACGAGTTCAAATACAACGGAAGAATAAATTTCAACGGAGAATTAGCAGGATCGCTCAGTTTTCAGAATTTTCACTACATAATAACGGAACAGCTGGAACAAGTGGAAGTCAGCGGAAGTTGGCAGTGGAAAGTCGAAAGAGAGGTAATTCTTAAAAACGGAAGAGTTGTGCTGAACGATACGCTTGATATTACAGAGGAATATGTACTCATAGTATTAGGCATAAGCGCCGAAGATTTGGCAGATGATCGTCCGACTTTGCCTCCCTTGTCTATCTCCCGCAATAATTCCTCGACAAACAGAAACGTTTCCGTTGCCAGATTTGCAGGAATAAGAAATGGTCAAATCCACCTAAACCTCGCCGCTGGCAATTACACTGCCGAACTTTATAACTTGCAAGGTCGAATGGTAAGCAGAGCAAACATCACCGCAATAAACGGCGTGAATGCAGTTGGTTTGCGAACGGATAACATCGCGCAAGGCGTGTTTATTCTGAATGTAAAACAAAACGGCGTTTCAGTGTTGAGACATAGGATTAACGTTAGAAGATAA
- a CDS encoding ABC transporter ATP-binding protein/permease, protein MSEELDKVEKYDSDPLAGMTGQQALAGKAKDPKATIKKIMAYLLPHKIAFAACLILAVLSTAFAVAGPRLLGRITTALVDGIVAHWMGTGLLTNFPYMATIMWWLAAIFILSAACRTVQGIIMARISAKITYKLRSQISEKMHKLPINYYDSRERSQGDILSRITNDVDRMSQTLNESLMQLVSSATTIIGVLIMMISISLLMTAASLITIPTSMLILGVILKKSYIYFGNQQKAIGEMSGIVEETYSGRDIVRAFNSETDAEEKFDKTNEKIRSSAWKAEYMTNIIEPVFGFVFNLGYVLICVLGGWLTVQRVITIGDVQAFLQYIGDFTQPLGELGASANTMQATIVSAERVFEFLEENEEVADIENHSPKNNADGAIRANDDLPLQQENIEYQGNITFKNVHFGYTPDKITINDFSAEVNAGQKVAIVGPSGCGKTTLVKLLMRFYELNSGQILIDGVNSTEFSRNDWRNMFGMVLQDTWIYNASIMENIRYGSPAATDEEVIAAAKTAHCDHFIHTLPQGYHSTLNEDATNISAGQKQLLTIARVILKDPHILILDEATSSIDTRTEVLIQQAMKTVMKDRTSFVIAHRLSTIRDADVIFVMRDGDIIEHGNHDHLLAMNGFYADLYNSQFSEGVVSEEE, encoded by the coding sequence ATGAGCGAAGAATTAGACAAAGTCGAAAAATACGACAGCGATCCTTTGGCGGGAATGACGGGGCAACAAGCGCTTGCCGGAAAAGCCAAAGATCCGAAGGCGACCATAAAAAAAATTATGGCGTATTTGTTGCCGCATAAAATCGCTTTTGCCGCTTGTTTGATTTTAGCCGTGCTTTCTACAGCGTTTGCGGTGGCGGGACCGCGCCTTTTGGGACGAATTACCACCGCGCTTGTTGACGGAATTGTCGCGCATTGGATGGGAACGGGGCTTCTCACAAATTTTCCGTATATGGCTACCATTATGTGGTGGCTTGCGGCGATTTTTATATTGTCGGCGGCTTGCAGAACGGTTCAGGGGATTATAATGGCGCGCATTTCCGCAAAAATAACTTACAAACTTCGCAGTCAAATCAGCGAAAAAATGCACAAACTTCCTATAAATTATTATGATTCGCGCGAGCGTTCGCAGGGCGACATTCTTTCGCGCATAACAAACGACGTGGACAGAATGAGCCAAACGCTCAACGAAAGTTTAATGCAGTTGGTATCGTCCGCCACCACAATTATCGGCGTTTTAATTATGATGATTTCAATAAGTTTGCTTATGACCGCCGCCTCGCTTATTACAATTCCCACGTCAATGCTTATTTTGGGGGTCATCTTAAAAAAATCGTATATTTATTTTGGAAATCAGCAAAAAGCAATCGGCGAAATGAGCGGCATCGTGGAAGAAACATACAGCGGTCGCGATATTGTGCGCGCCTTTAACAGCGAGACCGACGCCGAAGAAAAATTCGACAAAACCAACGAAAAAATCCGCTCCTCCGCTTGGAAAGCCGAATATATGACCAACATTATAGAGCCCGTTTTCGGATTTGTGTTTAATCTCGGATACGTCCTCATCTGCGTTTTGGGCGGCTGGCTCACGGTGCAAAGGGTCATTACGATTGGAGACGTTCAGGCGTTTCTTCAATATATTGGGGATTTCACACAGCCCTTAGGAGAACTCGGCGCCTCCGCCAACACAATGCAGGCAACCATAGTTTCCGCAGAACGCGTATTTGAATTTTTGGAGGAAAACGAAGAGGTAGCCGATATTGAAAATCATTCGCCCAAAAACAACGCCGATGGCGCAATTAGGGCAAATGATGATTTGCCCCTACAACAGGAAAACATTGAATATCAAGGAAACATCACATTCAAAAACGTTCATTTCGGCTACACGCCCGACAAAATCACCATCAACGATTTCTCGGCGGAGGTAAACGCGGGGCAAAAGGTGGCGATAGTCGGACCTTCGGGGTGCGGAAAAACCACATTGGTAAAATTATTGATGCGTTTTTACGAATTAAACAGCGGACAAATCCTTATTGACGGCGTAAATTCGACCGAATTTTCCCGCAACGATTGGCGCAATATGTTCGGAATGGTTTTGCAGGACACTTGGATTTACAACGCTTCCATAATGGAAAACATTCGCTACGGAAGCCCCGCCGCCACCGACGAAGAGGTAATCGCCGCCGCCAAAACGGCTCACTGCGACCACTTTATACACACGCTTCCGCAGGGTTATCACAGCACTCTCAACGAAGACGCGACCAATATTTCGGCAGGGCAAAAGCAACTTTTAACAATAGCGCGAGTAATACTGAAAGACCCGCATATACTAATTTTGGACGAAGCAACCTCGTCAATCGACACGCGGACGGAAGTTCTTATCCAACAAGCAATGAAAACCGTAATGAAAGACCGCACATCATTTGTAATCGCGCACAGATTATCGACAATAAGAGACGCCGACGTAATTTTCGTAATGCGCGACGGCGACATAATAGAACACGGCAACCACGACCACCTACTCGCAATGAACGGCTTTTACGCGGATTTGTATAATTCCCAGTTTTCGGAGGGAGTGGTGAGTGAGGAAGAATAA
- a CDS encoding type II toxin-antitoxin system PemK/MazF family toxin: protein MKLPNYVKRGQIFMCRFEDCWNKANSCIDANETIIANIKPEIGKVRPVIVIYPHKRHKLAVVIPFTTKKPPKGDSFTIFIPIGAMPGILAEKECWALCDMLKVVSIDRLQLPFRRKKDSHKPLNLITLSKDKIDEICSAAQNIFK from the coding sequence ATGAAATTGCCGAATTATGTTAAAAGAGGTCAGATATTTATGTGCAGATTTGAGGACTGCTGGAATAAGGCAAATTCTTGTATTGATGCAAATGAGACAATAATTGCGAACATAAAACCTGAAATCGGAAAAGTTCGCCCCGTTATTGTGATTTATCCTCATAAAAGGCATAAATTAGCAGTAGTTATTCCTTTTACTACAAAAAAGCCACCAAAGGGAGATTCTTTTACAATTTTCATTCCAATAGGGGCAATGCCGGGTATTTTGGCAGAAAAAGAATGTTGGGCTCTGTGCGACATGTTAAAGGTTGTGTCTATTGATAGATTACAGTTGCCGTTTCGCAGAAAAAAGGATTCGCACAAGCCGCTTAACCTAATAACGCTTAGTAAAGATAAAATTGACGAAATTTGCTCGGCAGCACAAAATATTTTCAAATAA